In Oryza brachyantha chromosome 1, ObraRS2, whole genome shotgun sequence, the following are encoded in one genomic region:
- the LOC102701881 gene encoding probable receptor-like protein kinase At2g42960 translates to MATSFTMARGMKMSTGENLQAGLLSRTPPFGLRLWIVLGIIIWAAILFVAGCICFFLIYWRKRGNRFGDVAEPEIPDVTKEIAVDEVRNRAAAENIHGQETQALSLKEMLTRKSSRKMLAHFLSCKSSDNHNLVGCSSMYQNDKAQCSYPSDEGTSGHNEREYSQYAATSISPQLGLPEFSHLGWGHWFTLRDLEHATDGFSDDNIIGEGGYGVVYHGHLINGTDVAVKKLFNNIGQAEKEFRVEVESIGHVRHKNLVRLLGYCIEGSYRMLVYEYVNNGNLEQWLHGAMSQHGVLTWEARIKIILGIAKALAYLHEGIEPKVIHRDIKSSNILIDKDFTGKLSDFGLSKLLGTGKSHITTRVMGTFGYVAPEYANTGMLNEKSDVYSFGVLLLEAVTGRDPINYGRPTDEVHLLEWIKLMASSRRAEEVVDPAMEARPTKRQLRRVLVAALKCVDPKADKRPSMGSVVRMLEADDVAPSISRQDRRSPRGQCGDGDASGREPSGTSARYSSTAFV, encoded by the exons ATGGCCACGAGCTTCACGATGGCAAG GGGAATGAAGATGTCAACCGGTGAAAACTTGCAGGCGGGTTTATTGTCCAGGACGCCACCATTTGGTCTGAGGCTATGGATTGTGCTTGGCATTATCATTTGGGCTGCAATTCTGTTTGTCGCAGGTTGCATATGCTTCTTTCTGATCTACTGGAGGAAACGAGGGAATCGCTTTGGTGATGTTGCTGAACCTGAAATCCCAGATGTTACCAAAGAGATTGCAGTAGATGAAGTAAGAAACAGAGCGGCTGCAGAAAACATCCATGGTCAAGAAACTCAGGCCCTCTCATTGAAGGAGATGCTTACTAGGAAAAGTTCACGGAAGATGCTGGCTCACTTCCTTAGTTGCAAATCAAGTGATAACCATAACTTAGTGGGATGCAGTTCAATGTACCAAAATGATAAGGCCCAGTGTTCATACCCCAGCGACGAAGGCACCTCAGGACATAATGAGAGGGAGTACTCTCAGTATGCGGCAACGTCCATATCTCCTCAGCTTGGTCTCCCGGAATTCTCTCATCTTGGTTGGGGCCATTGGTTTACTCTCAGGGATTTGGAGCACGCAACAGATGGGTTCAGTGATGATAATATCATAGGAGAGGGTGGCTATGGGGTCGTTTATCATGGTCATCTTATAAATGGAACTGATGTTGCAGTCAAAAAGCTTTTTAACAACAT AGGGCAGGCAGAAAAAGAGTTCAGGGTTGAAGTTGAGTCTATTGGTCATGTTAGGCATAAGAATTTGGTGCGACTCCTTGGCTACTGCATTGAGGGAAGCTACAG GATGCTTGTCTATGAATACGTCAACAATGGGAACTTAGAGCAGTGGTTACATGGTGCAATGAGTCAGCATGGTGTTCTTACATGGGAAGCACGCATAAAAATTATCCTTGGCATTGCAAAAGC ACTGGCTTATTTGCATGAGGGGATAGAGCCAAAAGTTATTCACCGTGATATCAAATCAAGTAACATCCTTATTGACAAAGATTTCACAGGAAAGCTTTCTGATTTTGGATTATCTAAGCTCTTAGGCACTGGGAAAAGCCATATTACTACTCGAGTTATGGGAACCTTTGG GTATGTAGCCCCAGAATATGCTAATACTGGGATGCTAAACGAGAAGAGTGACGTCTACAGTTTCGGGGTGCTACTCTTGGAAGCAGTGACCGGAAGGGATCCAATCAACTATGGTCGGCCTACTGATGAG GTGCACCTGTTGGAGTGGATTAAGCTGATGGCGAGCAGCAGGAGAGCCGAGGAAGTAGTGGATCCTGCAATGGAGGCCAGGCCAACCAAACGGCAGCTGAGGCGCGTCCTCGTGGCTGCCCTCAAGTGCGTCGACCCCAAAGCGGACAAGAGGCCCTCGATGGGCAGCGTCGTCCGCATGCTCGAGGCGGATGATGTTGCGCCGTCGATATCACGACAG GATCGGAGGAGCCCGAGGGGGCAatgtggcgacggcgacgcgtcAGGGCGCGAGCCATCCGGGACATCAGCGAGATACTCCAGTACAGCTTTTGTATAA
- the LOC102702433 gene encoding cytochrome P450 72A15-like isoform X1, with protein sequence MVLGVSMWPPASLPWGLLLASGLVLVWQAGRQLHRLWWRPRRLAAALRTQGLRGTPYRFPASDLAEEAELNRAAWARPLPLRCHDIAPRVAPFLHGALGEHGKPCVTWFGPTPQVIVTEPHLCRDVMSNKFGHFEKPRFPELSKLVAKGVSYHEGEKWAKHRRILNPAFQLQKLKCMLPAFSECSEEMVSRWMESIGSDGSYEVDCWPELKSLTGDVISRTAFGSSYLEGRRIFELQTEQIERAMKCFQKIAIPGYMSLPTANNRRMHQINKEIESILMSIIGKRMQRMKEGESTKNDLLGILLDSNTRCLEDNGQSSQGLTIKDVVEECKLFYFAGMETTSVLLTRAMLLLCMHPEWQDRAREEIIGIFGKQKPEYEGLSRLKIVTMILYEVLRLYPPFTELSRKTYKQMEIGGVTYPAGVIINLPVLFIHHDPEIWGSDVHEFKPERFAEGISKACKDPGAFLPFGSGPRICIGQNFALLEAKMAMCVILQRLELELAPAYTHAPHRIVSLHPMHGAQIKVRAI encoded by the exons ATGGTTCTGGGAGTGTCCATGTGGCCTCCGGCCTCACTGCCATGGGGCCTCCTTCTGGCGTCCGGCCTCGTCCTCGTGTGGCAGGCCGGCCGCCAGCTCCACCGGCTGtggtggcggccgcggcggctggcggcggcgctgcgcaCGCAGGGGCTCCGCGGCACGCCCTACCGCTTCCCCGCCAGCGACCTcgcggaggaggccgagcTGAACAGGGCGGCCTGGGCGaggccgctgccgctgcggtGCCACGACATCGCGCCCCGCGTGGCGCCGTTCCTCCACGGCGCGCTCGGGGAGCACGGCAAGCCGTGCGTCACGTGGTTTGGGCCCACGCCGCAGGTGATCGTCACCGAGCCGCACCTGTGCAGGGACGTCATGTCCAACAAGTTCGGCCACTTCGAGAAGCCCAGGTTCCCGGAGCTGTCGAAGCTGGTCGCCAAGGGCGTGAGTTACCACGAGGGCGAGAAGTGGGCCAAGCACAGGAGGATCCTCAACCCGGCTTTCCAGCTCCAGAAGCTCAAG TGCATGCTGCCTGCGTTTTCTGAATGCAGCGAGGAGATGGTCAGTAGGTGGATGGAGTCTATTGGTTCTGATGGCTCCTACGAGGTGGATTGCTGGCCGGAGCTCAAGAGCCTCACCGGAGACGTCATTTCGCGCACTGCGTTCGGGAGCAGCTACCTTGAAGGAAGAAGGATCTTCGAGCTGCAGACCGAGCAAATCGAGCGCGCCATGAAATGCTTCCAGAAGATTGCCATCCCGGGTTATAT GTCTTTGCCTACTGCGAATAACCGGAGGAtgcatcaaataaataaagagaTTGAATCAATTCTAATGAGTATAATTGGGAAAAGAATGCAAAGAATGAAAGAAGGTGAAAGCACAAAGAATGATTTACTTGGCATATTGCTTGACTCAAACACGAGATGCCTGGAAGATAATGGCCAATCAAGCCAGGGGTTGACAATCAAGGACGTTGTGGAGGAGTGCAAGCTGTTCTATTTTGCAGGAATGGAGACAACGTCGGTGCTTCTCACACGGGCCATGCTGCTACTATGCATGCACCCGGAGTGGCAGGACCGTGCAAGGGAAGAGATCATTGGAATATTTGGGAAGCAAAAACCTGAATACGAAGGTCTCAGCCGCCTCAAAATT GTGACGATGATCCTCTATGAGGTTCTTCGACTGTACCCACCCTTCACTGAGCTCAGTCGAAAAACATACAAGCAGATGGAGATAGGAGGTGTCACCTACCCTGCCGGCGTCATCATCAACCTCCCCGTGTTGTTCATCCACCATGATCCAGAAATCTGGGGAAGCGATGTCCATGAGTTCAAGCCTGAGAGGTTCGCCGAGGGGATCTCCAAGGCGTGCAAGGATCCCGGTGCGTTCCTCCCGTTCGGATCGGGGCCACGGATTTGCATCGGCCAGAACTTCGCGCTGCTTGAGGCTAAGATGGCAATGTGCGTTATCCTTCAACGCTTGGAGCTAGAGCTCGCACCAGCTTATACCCATGCACCACATCGTATAGTGAGTCTTCATCCAATGCATGGTGCACAGATTAAGGTTAGAGCTATATGa
- the LOC102702433 gene encoding cytochrome P450 716A67-like isoform X2 — MVLGVSMWPPASLPWGLLLASGLVLVWQAGRQLHRLWWRPRRLAAALRTQGLRGTPYRFPASDLAEEAELNRAAWARPLPLRCHDIAPRVAPFLHGALGEHGKPCVTWFGPTPQVIVTEPHLCRDVMSNKFGHFEKPRFPELSKLVAKGVSYHEGEKWAKHRRILNPAFQLQKLKCMLPAFSECSEEMVSRWMESIGSDGSYEVDCWPELKSLTGDVISRTAFGSSYLEGRRIFELQTEQIERAMKCFQKIAIPGYMSLPTANNRRMHQINKEIESILMSIIGKRMQRMKEGESTKNDLLGILLDSNTRCLEDNGQSSQGLTIKDVVEECKLFYFAGMETTSVLLTRAMLLLCMHPEWQDRAREEIIGIFGKQKPEYEGDDDPL, encoded by the exons ATGGTTCTGGGAGTGTCCATGTGGCCTCCGGCCTCACTGCCATGGGGCCTCCTTCTGGCGTCCGGCCTCGTCCTCGTGTGGCAGGCCGGCCGCCAGCTCCACCGGCTGtggtggcggccgcggcggctggcggcggcgctgcgcaCGCAGGGGCTCCGCGGCACGCCCTACCGCTTCCCCGCCAGCGACCTcgcggaggaggccgagcTGAACAGGGCGGCCTGGGCGaggccgctgccgctgcggtGCCACGACATCGCGCCCCGCGTGGCGCCGTTCCTCCACGGCGCGCTCGGGGAGCACGGCAAGCCGTGCGTCACGTGGTTTGGGCCCACGCCGCAGGTGATCGTCACCGAGCCGCACCTGTGCAGGGACGTCATGTCCAACAAGTTCGGCCACTTCGAGAAGCCCAGGTTCCCGGAGCTGTCGAAGCTGGTCGCCAAGGGCGTGAGTTACCACGAGGGCGAGAAGTGGGCCAAGCACAGGAGGATCCTCAACCCGGCTTTCCAGCTCCAGAAGCTCAAG TGCATGCTGCCTGCGTTTTCTGAATGCAGCGAGGAGATGGTCAGTAGGTGGATGGAGTCTATTGGTTCTGATGGCTCCTACGAGGTGGATTGCTGGCCGGAGCTCAAGAGCCTCACCGGAGACGTCATTTCGCGCACTGCGTTCGGGAGCAGCTACCTTGAAGGAAGAAGGATCTTCGAGCTGCAGACCGAGCAAATCGAGCGCGCCATGAAATGCTTCCAGAAGATTGCCATCCCGGGTTATAT GTCTTTGCCTACTGCGAATAACCGGAGGAtgcatcaaataaataaagagaTTGAATCAATTCTAATGAGTATAATTGGGAAAAGAATGCAAAGAATGAAAGAAGGTGAAAGCACAAAGAATGATTTACTTGGCATATTGCTTGACTCAAACACGAGATGCCTGGAAGATAATGGCCAATCAAGCCAGGGGTTGACAATCAAGGACGTTGTGGAGGAGTGCAAGCTGTTCTATTTTGCAGGAATGGAGACAACGTCGGTGCTTCTCACACGGGCCATGCTGCTACTATGCATGCACCCGGAGTGGCAGGACCGTGCAAGGGAAGAGATCATTGGAATATTTGGGAAGCAAAAACCTGAATACGAAG GTGACGATGATCCTCTATGA